The following coding sequences lie in one Methanohalophilus levihalophilus genomic window:
- a CDS encoding cobyrinate a,c-diamide synthase, with protein sequence MKRSILIAGTHSGVGKTTVSMGIMAALRRRGLNVQPYKVGPDYIDPSHHRAICGRPSRNLDTFMMGEEGVQNSMKCTYGDADIAVVEGVMGLFDGMEATEIASSAHVAKCMDIPVLLVVNVHGMSRSAAAMVKGYSEFDSGVNVAGVVLNRIGSPRHKSMIVDSLGDIPVVGALPRNQDISVPSRHLGLHMAEEQDYDVDMLADFIEENIDLDAVLEIAQEPKIPDTIGVDDSPIEADVTIGMALDHAFCFYYQDMFDAFRRAGAEVKFFSPLEGEVPEVDGLYFGGGYPELHISELEKSKTTHKLKEFSADGMPIYGECGGLQYLGKSYEIDDKVYKMADLFSSETVQTKRLQALGYTRGHADSPLFKGEVRGHEFHYSLTDCAPDSRLAYTMQRGKGIVDGRDGIYEHNSLASYMHAHPATFPVKEFVEMCRKYNRS encoded by the coding sequence ATGAAACGTTCCATACTTATCGCAGGCACCCACAGTGGAGTAGGTAAAACCACGGTTTCAATGGGTATTATGGCGGCTTTGAGGCGGAGAGGCCTTAATGTGCAGCCATATAAAGTAGGCCCGGATTATATCGATCCTTCCCATCACAGGGCAATCTGCGGACGCCCTTCACGCAATCTTGACACATTCATGATGGGTGAAGAGGGCGTGCAGAACAGCATGAAATGCACCTATGGGGATGCTGACATTGCTGTTGTTGAAGGCGTAATGGGTCTCTTTGATGGTATGGAAGCCACTGAAATCGCAAGTTCTGCCCATGTGGCAAAATGCATGGACATCCCTGTTTTGCTGGTTGTTAATGTCCATGGCATGTCCCGAAGTGCAGCGGCAATGGTCAAAGGTTACTCTGAATTTGACAGCGGTGTAAATGTTGCCGGTGTTGTCCTCAACCGCATTGGAAGCCCCAGGCACAAATCCATGATCGTTGATTCGCTGGGGGATATTCCAGTGGTAGGAGCTCTTCCGCGGAATCAGGATATTTCTGTTCCTTCACGTCATCTTGGTCTTCACATGGCTGAAGAGCAGGATTATGATGTCGACATGCTCGCGGATTTTATCGAGGAAAATATTGATCTGGATGCAGTACTGGAAATTGCTCAGGAGCCAAAAATTCCTGATACAATAGGGGTAGATGATTCCCCAATTGAGGCGGATGTAACCATCGGAATGGCCCTGGATCATGCATTCTGTTTCTACTATCAGGACATGTTTGATGCATTCAGGCGTGCGGGAGCGGAAGTGAAGTTCTTCAGTCCTCTTGAAGGCGAAGTTCCTGAAGTTGATGGCCTCTATTTTGGAGGCGGTTATCCAGAACTGCATATATCCGAGCTTGAAAAATCAAAAACCACTCACAAACTCAAGGAATTCTCTGCTGACGGAATGCCAATCTACGGTGAATGCGGTGGTCTGCAGTATCTGGGTAAATCTTACGAGATAGATGATAAGGTCTATAAAATGGCAGATCTGTTCTCATCGGAAACTGTCCAGACAAAAAGATTGCAGGCACTTGGTTATACCAGAGGGCATGCGGACAGTCCGTTGTTTAAGGGTGAGGTTCGTGGGCATGAGTTCCACTACTCACTTACTGATTGTGCACCAGACAGCAGGCTTGCATATACGATGCAGCGCGGTAAAGGAATAGTTGATGGAAGGGACGGAATCTACGAACATAATTCCCTTGCAAGTTACATGCATGCACATCCGGCCACTTTCCCGGTCAAGGAATTTGTGGAAATGTGCCGCAAGTACAATCGCAGCTAA
- the larE gene encoding ATP-dependent sacrificial sulfur transferase LarE, with translation MSLPEDKLNDLKAFIAAQDSMLIAYSGGTDSSLLSVISKEILGDKLLCVLIDSPLVPRRDVERAHELANRFSINLKVVNFDPFQIPEIGNNPEDRCYHCKKKICHTLKQIAESKGIKTIVDGTNLSDLGEYRPGNKATEEEGILHPFVEAGINKEDVRRIAKEMDLEFWNVPSSACLASRIPYNEKLDLDKLSIIEAGEIILYREGFRQCRMRLHNEGKIARIEIPKNDIPDLVSKMDRIMPELRKLDVSYITLDLEGYRTGSFDKKE, from the coding sequence ATGAGTTTGCCTGAAGATAAACTCAATGACCTCAAGGCTTTCATTGCTGCACAGGATTCGATGCTCATAGCCTATTCCGGCGGCACGGATAGTTCACTGCTATCTGTTATTTCCAAGGAAATCCTTGGTGACAAGCTTCTCTGTGTGTTAATTGATTCGCCCCTTGTGCCACGCAGGGATGTTGAGCGTGCCCATGAACTTGCAAACAGGTTCAGCATAAACCTGAAAGTGGTAAACTTTGATCCTTTCCAGATCCCGGAAATCGGAAATAACCCTGAAGACAGGTGTTATCACTGCAAAAAGAAGATCTGTCACACATTGAAGCAGATTGCTGAAAGCAAGGGAATTAAAACCATTGTTGACGGCACAAACCTCTCTGATCTTGGAGAGTATAGACCCGGTAATAAGGCCACCGAAGAAGAAGGAATTTTACACCCCTTTGTTGAAGCCGGTATCAACAAGGAAGATGTACGCCGGATTGCAAAGGAAATGGATCTGGAATTCTGGAACGTTCCTTCTTCGGCATGCCTCGCATCAAGGATTCCATATAATGAAAAACTCGATCTAGATAAGCTTTCCATCATTGAAGCCGGCGAAATCATTCTTTATAGAGAGGGATTCCGGCAATGCAGAATGCGCCTGCATAACGAGGGAAAAATTGCACGCATTGAAATACCCAAAAACGACATTCCGGATCTTGTTTCAAAAATGGACAGGATTATGCCAGAACTCCGCAAACTGGATGTGTCTTACATAACCCTTGATCTGGAAGGCTACCGTACAGGCAGCTTTGACAAGAAAGAATGA
- a CDS encoding HesA/MoeB/ThiF family protein, producing MLSDEEKELYSRQIMMIGEEGQNRLKSSKAVIAGCGGLGSPIVTYLAVAGVGNIRVIDMDSVEISNLNRQILHWHTDIEKDKVRSAGEKLEKINPYITVETIATKITEDNAEELLSDADIIIDALDNYEARFLLNRVAVRNKIALIHGAVHGFHGQMTTIVPGKTPCLECLFKRKPPKELFPIIGASAGVVGTMQANEAIKYLLGEDNLYTGRLVVWDGKNGTTEELKVCRNPSCEICGSCDEK from the coding sequence ATGCTTTCCGATGAAGAGAAGGAGTTGTACAGTCGCCAGATTATGATGATCGGTGAAGAGGGGCAAAATCGCCTGAAAAGCTCAAAAGCGGTTATTGCAGGATGCGGAGGGTTAGGTTCCCCCATAGTTACATATCTTGCAGTTGCAGGTGTCGGAAACATCCGGGTTATAGATATGGATAGTGTGGAAATAAGTAACCTGAACCGTCAAATCCTTCACTGGCATACTGATATCGAGAAGGACAAAGTCCGCTCTGCCGGGGAAAAACTCGAAAAAATAAATCCCTACATAACCGTCGAGACAATTGCGACAAAGATCACCGAAGATAATGCAGAGGAACTGCTCAGTGACGCAGATATCATAATAGATGCACTGGACAACTATGAAGCACGATTTTTGCTCAACAGGGTTGCCGTCAGGAACAAGATTGCCCTTATTCATGGTGCTGTCCATGGTTTCCATGGACAAATGACAACAATCGTTCCCGGAAAAACACCATGTCTTGAGTGCCTTTTCAAAAGAAAACCTCCCAAGGAACTCTTCCCTATAATCGGAGCCAGTGCCGGAGTTGTGGGAACTATGCAGGCAAACGAAGCAATCAAGTACCTGCTTGGCGAAGATAACCTGTATACAGGCAGACTGGTTGTTTGGGACGGAAAAAACGGTACTACCGAAGAGCTCAAAGTATGTCGCAATCCCTCCTGTGAAATCTGCGGGAGTTGTGACGAAAAATGA
- a CDS encoding transcriptional regulator, translating into MKVKTPCEVVVWEILPAIRAALAAELVQSGVSQQNVATLFGMAPSAVSQYLTKKRGYKIEFDDEIKDAIAELSGEIKEGKDVDIPLRFCQICRQLRSEGERCPADGEI; encoded by the coding sequence ATGAAAGTAAAAACACCTTGTGAAGTAGTGGTTTGGGAAATCCTCCCTGCTATCCGTGCGGCACTCGCAGCTGAACTTGTGCAATCCGGAGTTTCGCAGCAGAATGTAGCAACTCTTTTTGGAATGGCTCCCTCAGCGGTTTCTCAGTACCTTACTAAAAAAAGAGGCTATAAAATTGAATTTGACGATGAAATCAAAGATGCTATAGCCGAGCTTTCAGGCGAGATTAAGGAAGGAAAGGATGTTGACATTCCTTTAAGGTTTTGCCAGATTTGCAGACAACTTCGCTCTGAAGGCGAAAGATGTCCGGCAGATGGCGAAATTTGA
- a CDS encoding O-acetylhomoserine aminocarboxypropyltransferase/cysteine synthase family protein, with the protein MTQNKIPGLETLSIHAGQEPDPATGSRAVPIYQTTAYVFNDTEHAANLFALKEFGNIYTRLMNPTTDVFEKRMAALEGGTGALGVASGMAAISLALLTITRVGDEIVAADNLYGGTYQLFNHTLPKLGRKTVFVDSSNPEGFKDAITENTRAIYVESIGNPKLDIPDFEKIAEIAHEAGIPLVVDNTVGVGLVRPIEHGADIVVLSATKYVCGHGTSIGGVIVDSGNFAWNSGKFPEFTEPDPSYHGLVYWDAFGDIPGLGNIAFVLKARVEWLRDIGPALSPFNSFLFLQGLETLLLRVRKHSENALAIANYLYSHPKVAWVNYPGLEGHESHEKAKKYLNKGFGPIVGFGIKGGLEAGKQFIESLDLFSHLANIGDAKSLVVHPASTTHQQLTPEEQASTSVTPDYIRLSVGIEDVDDLIADLEQALDGVNI; encoded by the coding sequence ATGACCCAAAATAAAATACCCGGTCTGGAAACGTTATCCATACACGCAGGACAGGAGCCTGATCCGGCTACTGGATCCCGTGCTGTACCGATTTACCAGACGACTGCATATGTGTTTAATGACACAGAACATGCAGCAAACCTGTTCGCTTTGAAAGAATTTGGCAATATTTACACTCGCCTTATGAATCCGACAACGGATGTTTTTGAAAAACGAATGGCTGCTCTTGAAGGCGGAACCGGTGCTCTTGGTGTAGCATCAGGAATGGCTGCCATTTCCCTTGCGCTGCTCACCATCACCCGTGTAGGTGATGAAATCGTAGCTGCCGACAACCTTTATGGTGGAACTTACCAGCTTTTCAATCACACTTTACCAAAGCTTGGAAGAAAAACGGTATTTGTTGATTCATCCAATCCTGAAGGTTTCAAGGATGCCATAACCGAGAATACAAGGGCTATTTATGTCGAATCTATCGGCAACCCAAAGCTGGATATTCCGGACTTTGAGAAGATAGCCGAGATTGCCCATGAAGCAGGTATTCCTTTAGTTGTTGATAATACGGTAGGTGTAGGACTTGTTCGTCCGATTGAACACGGCGCAGACATAGTTGTGCTGTCCGCAACCAAGTATGTTTGTGGTCACGGAACATCAATAGGCGGTGTAATCGTAGATTCAGGCAACTTCGCCTGGAACAGTGGCAAATTCCCTGAATTCACCGAACCGGATCCCAGTTATCACGGATTGGTTTACTGGGATGCATTTGGCGATATACCGGGACTTGGAAACATAGCCTTTGTGTTAAAAGCCCGTGTGGAATGGCTCCGTGATATCGGACCGGCACTTAGCCCGTTCAATTCTTTCCTTTTCCTTCAGGGACTGGAAACACTGCTCCTAAGGGTCAGGAAACATTCGGAGAATGCTCTTGCTATTGCTAATTATCTCTATAGCCATCCAAAGGTAGCATGGGTAAATTATCCCGGACTTGAAGGACACGAGAGCCACGAAAAGGCCAAAAAATATCTCAATAAAGGCTTTGGCCCGATAGTAGGATTTGGTATCAAGGGTGGCCTTGAAGCAGGAAAGCAGTTTATCGAGAGTCTCGATTTGTTTTCCCATCTTGCCAACATTGGTGATGCCAAGAGTCTGGTTGTTCACCCGGCATCAACAACCCATCAGCAGCTTACCCCTGAAGAACAGGCAAGTACAAGCGTGACTCCTGATTACATCAGGCTTTCTGTTGGTATTGAAGATGTGGACGACCTGATAGCAGATCTTGAGCAGGCACTGGATGGAGTTAATATATGA
- the metX gene encoding homoserine O-acetyltransferase MetX, whose protein sequence is MSERSIGYVKSKSHILKEPFVLKGGDKLDEVTIAYETYGKLNDEKTNAILICHALTGDAHAAGHYSGGDDPGWWDIVIGPGKAFDTDRYFVICSNVLGGCQGTTGPSSINPSTGEPYGLSFPQITIEDMVNLQHALLQHLGISRLYAVAGGSMGGMQVLQWSVSYPEMAKKVIVLASTAVSSPQQIAFNEVARQAIMRDPSWKGGDYYKGGLPCQGLSLARMIGHITYLSDESMHTKFGRDVKDESTFQVESYLHYQGDSFTQRFDPNSYLYVTKAVDLFDLSKGGSLEAGLKDVKSDFLVISVSSDWLYPSYQAKELVQALGSNDVKVQYHEIVSHYGHDAFLLEKGQLNYHISSFLEHLTVRDVMSTEVPTINEGCTLERAAELMISENATHLPILSPSGRITGIVTSWDITRAVASRISSLDDIVSRDIVTTMPDEALFLAAQTMEQYGVSALPVVDGKGCLVGILSSDIISALVGKKAD, encoded by the coding sequence ATGAGTGAAAGGTCTATAGGTTATGTGAAATCCAAATCCCATATTCTTAAAGAACCCTTTGTCCTCAAAGGTGGGGACAAACTGGATGAGGTAACCATAGCCTATGAGACTTATGGTAAACTAAACGATGAAAAGACAAATGCTATCCTGATATGCCATGCCCTTACAGGGGATGCACATGCTGCCGGGCATTACTCCGGAGGAGATGATCCCGGATGGTGGGACATTGTTATTGGTCCGGGTAAGGCTTTTGATACGGATCGCTATTTTGTTATTTGTTCTAATGTGCTGGGCGGTTGCCAGGGAACTACCGGTCCATCCAGTATAAATCCCTCTACGGGGGAACCCTATGGCCTGTCTTTTCCGCAGATTACCATTGAAGACATGGTAAATCTGCAGCATGCACTTTTACAGCATCTCGGGATTTCCCGTCTGTATGCTGTTGCAGGCGGTTCCATGGGAGGTATGCAGGTTCTCCAGTGGTCGGTTTCCTACCCGGAAATGGCAAAAAAAGTGATTGTTCTTGCTTCCACTGCCGTGTCCTCTCCACAGCAGATTGCCTTCAATGAAGTTGCAAGACAGGCAATAATGAGGGACCCAAGCTGGAAGGGAGGAGATTACTATAAAGGCGGGCTCCCGTGTCAGGGTCTTTCTCTTGCGCGTATGATTGGTCATATTACCTATTTGAGTGACGAGTCTATGCACACCAAGTTTGGAAGGGATGTCAAAGATGAAAGTACCTTCCAGGTGGAGAGCTACCTGCATTATCAGGGAGATAGTTTTACACAGCGCTTTGATCCGAATTCCTATCTCTACGTAACCAAGGCGGTTGATCTCTTTGATCTGAGCAAAGGCGGGTCATTGGAAGCAGGTCTGAAAGATGTGAAATCGGATTTCCTTGTGATATCCGTGTCTTCGGATTGGCTGTATCCATCCTATCAGGCGAAGGAACTTGTTCAGGCTCTTGGTTCAAATGATGTCAAGGTGCAGTATCATGAGATTGTGTCTCACTATGGACATGATGCGTTTCTCCTTGAAAAAGGCCAGCTCAATTATCATATCTCTTCATTCCTTGAACATCTGACTGTCAGGGATGTTATGTCGACGGAAGTGCCGACTATTAATGAAGGTTGTACGCTTGAAAGGGCAGCTGAGTTAATGATTTCCGAAAATGCCACCCATCTTCCCATACTATCCCCCAGCGGGAGGATTACAGGTATTGTAACATCATGGGATATAACCCGGGCTGTCGCCAGCAGGATATCTTCCCTTGATGATATTGTTTCCCGGGATATCGTGACGACAATGCCTGATGAGGCTCTTTTCCTGGCTGCGCAGACTATGGAACAATATGGTGTTTCTGCACTGCCGGTTGTTGATGGGAAGGGTTGCCTTGTAGGAATCCTTTCAAGTGACATTATTAGTGCTTTGGTGGGAAAGAAAGCCGATTGA
- a CDS encoding sulfide-dependent adenosine diphosphate thiazole synthase: MQEYFAKASEKDITRSIVEEFTTEFLSYVESDVIIVGGGPSGLTAARDLASNGIRTVVLESNNYFGGGFWLGGYLMNKATVRAPGQKFFDELGVPYKEYSEGLYVASAPSACSKLISAACDAGAFMLNMNKFDDVVTRNGRVAGVVTNWTPVSALPRAITCVDPVALETKCVIDATGHDAVVANTLRSRNMLELEGFGPMDVPTSEDLVVEKTSEVFPGLVLTGMAVATAYGLPRMGPTFGSMLESGRRAAKIAEEIVKG, from the coding sequence ATGCAGGAATATTTTGCAAAAGCGTCTGAAAAAGACATCACTCGCTCGATTGTTGAAGAATTTACTACCGAATTCCTTTCCTATGTGGAATCTGATGTAATTATCGTGGGAGGAGGCCCCAGTGGCCTGACAGCAGCCCGCGATCTTGCCAGCAACGGAATAAGGACAGTTGTCCTTGAAAGCAACAACTACTTCGGTGGTGGATTCTGGTTGGGCGGTTACCTCATGAACAAGGCTACTGTACGTGCTCCGGGCCAGAAGTTTTTCGATGAACTCGGTGTTCCATACAAGGAATATTCCGAAGGTCTTTATGTTGCAAGTGCACCATCCGCATGTTCCAAATTGATTTCCGCAGCATGTGATGCAGGTGCTTTCATGCTGAACATGAATAAATTTGATGATGTGGTTACAAGGAACGGAAGGGTTGCCGGTGTTGTAACTAACTGGACACCTGTTTCCGCATTGCCACGTGCAATTACCTGTGTGGACCCTGTAGCACTTGAAACCAAATGTGTCATTGACGCTACCGGCCACGATGCAGTGGTTGCAAACACTCTCAGATCCAGAAACATGCTCGAGCTTGAAGGCTTCGGACCAATGGATGTTCCAACCTCCGAAGACCTTGTTGTTGAGAAAACCTCTGAAGTTTTCCCGGGTCTCGTACTTACAGGAATGGCAGTAGCAACCGCATACGGTCTTCCAAGAATGGGCCCAACCTTTGGTTCAATGCTTGAATCAGGCCGCAGGGCTGCAAAGATTGCTGAGGAAATTGTTAAGGGATGA
- the priL gene encoding DNA primase regulatory subunit PriL yields MEESALALYPFVPQAATYVQEMGFSLERLIESRAFEAARKRGQERVIQSINGIIEKPSLTSSDEGKVLTELLSYPYARILVSCFNDPYLTRKYAHAEAEAAHSTLKKEDNSFLREFGAEFEINAIFEDNAAQMHFTDFLKYATTLKALEWKLINQRIEHGQVFIPREGFNRLLQEAVKKHILGSLPLKVPEAICTTCTPQLTEIREVLQEKKGDYDGNEFGEVSVEQFPPCIKYAIANVRGGINLAHSMRFAMTSFLLAAGMTVDEIIDLFNVSPDFDEEKTRYQIEHIAGSSGDQYTPPSCSTMKTYGNCHGADDLCKRINHPLNYYRRKMWFMKQRNRSSEKKEEVVKDSGDGKTEE; encoded by the coding sequence ATGGAAGAATCAGCCCTTGCACTCTATCCATTTGTACCCCAGGCAGCAACTTATGTGCAGGAAATGGGGTTTAGCCTTGAGAGGCTAATTGAGTCGAGGGCTTTTGAAGCTGCCCGGAAAAGAGGTCAGGAAAGGGTTATTCAATCCATCAACGGGATAATTGAGAAGCCTTCCCTCACAAGCTCCGATGAGGGGAAAGTCCTGACTGAACTTCTTTCCTATCCTTATGCAAGAATTCTTGTATCCTGTTTTAACGATCCCTATCTTACCCGCAAATACGCCCACGCCGAAGCGGAGGCTGCGCATTCTACCCTGAAGAAAGAGGATAATAGTTTCCTCCGGGAATTCGGGGCTGAGTTTGAAATCAATGCAATTTTTGAGGATAATGCAGCTCAGATGCATTTCACGGATTTCCTGAAGTATGCCACTACCCTGAAAGCCCTTGAGTGGAAGCTCATTAACCAGAGGATCGAGCACGGACAGGTCTTTATTCCACGAGAGGGTTTCAACCGTCTTCTGCAGGAAGCTGTCAAGAAACATATTCTTGGCTCCCTTCCACTAAAAGTACCTGAAGCAATTTGCACGACCTGTACGCCGCAGCTTACGGAGATTCGTGAAGTATTGCAGGAGAAGAAAGGAGATTACGATGGAAATGAATTCGGAGAAGTTAGTGTAGAACAATTCCCGCCCTGCATCAAATACGCAATTGCAAATGTCAGGGGAGGAATCAACCTTGCTCATTCAATGCGTTTCGCGATGACTTCCTTTCTGCTGGCTGCCGGAATGACAGTTGATGAAATTATTGATCTTTTTAACGTCTCACCTGATTTTGACGAGGAAAAAACGCGTTACCAGATTGAGCACATCGCAGGTTCCTCGGGAGACCAGTATACCCCCCCGTCATGCAGTACAATGAAAACTTACGGAAACTGCCACGGTGCTGATGATCTCTGCAAGCGGATTAACCATCCTTTGAACTACTATCGTCGGAAGATGTGGTTTATGAAACAGAGAAACCGTAGTTCAGAGAAAAAAGAAGAAGTGGTGAAAGATTCCGGGGATGGAAAGACAGAAGAATGA
- a CDS encoding DNA polymerase sliding clamp: MFEATIDATLLKDSIESLSVLVDEARIRLSPEGLTVRAVDPANVAMVSFELEAAAFEEFSAEEGEIGLDLSRVADVLGVAEKSDQVKMQLNEESRKLAIQIGGISYTLSLLDPSTIRAEPRIPQLELPTEVALNGKDLMKSVKAAEKISDHISLGVDGETFFMEAEGDTDRMRQEMGREELINIRPGTTRSLFSLDYLSDIVKPASKASEVTLQLGNDFPVKIGFSIAGGNGKIGYLLAPRIESD, from the coding sequence ATGTTTGAGGCAACAATAGATGCAACTCTTTTGAAGGATTCCATTGAATCACTTTCAGTACTGGTAGACGAAGCCAGAATAAGGCTTTCCCCTGAGGGACTTACCGTCCGGGCTGTAGATCCGGCAAATGTAGCAATGGTAAGCTTTGAACTGGAAGCAGCTGCATTCGAGGAGTTCAGTGCAGAGGAAGGGGAAATCGGATTGGATCTCTCCCGCGTCGCAGATGTCCTTGGTGTTGCAGAAAAATCCGATCAGGTCAAAATGCAGCTCAACGAGGAATCCCGCAAACTTGCTATCCAGATTGGCGGAATTTCCTATACTCTGAGCCTCCTTGACCCATCCACAATTCGTGCAGAACCAAGAATCCCACAACTGGAGTTGCCCACAGAAGTTGCACTCAACGGCAAGGATCTTATGAAATCTGTCAAAGCTGCCGAGAAAATCAGCGACCACATTTCCCTTGGAGTAGACGGTGAGACATTCTTCATGGAAGCAGAAGGGGATACCGATCGCATGAGACAGGAAATGGGGCGCGAAGAACTTATTAATATTCGCCCCGGTACAACTCGTTCCCTATTCTCACTTGACTATCTTTCCGACATCGTCAAGCCCGCATCCAAAGCAAGCGAAGTCACGCTCCAGCTTGGAAACGACTTCCCTGTGAAAATTGGATTCTCAATTGCAGGCGGAAACGGAAAGATCGGATACCTGCTTGCTCCACGTATTGAATCAGATTAA
- a CDS encoding transcription factor S: MEFCPKCKSMMFPGAGNIECRKCGYTKEQGAATEDMVSKAKQDDREVTILEENFDQGLPTTAARCPECGHNVAYWWLRQLRSADESETRFFKCVKCAATWREYD; encoded by the coding sequence ATGGAATTCTGTCCGAAATGTAAGAGCATGATGTTTCCAGGCGCAGGGAATATAGAATGCAGGAAATGTGGATACACAAAAGAGCAGGGAGCTGCAACCGAAGATATGGTTTCAAAAGCCAAGCAGGATGACAGGGAAGTAACAATTCTTGAGGAAAACTTTGATCAGGGACTTCCGACAACTGCAGCCCGATGCCCGGAATGCGGCCATAATGTTGCTTACTGGTGGCTGCGCCAGCTAAGATCAGCTGATGAATCTGAAACCCGTTTTTTCAAATGTGTAAAATGCGCAGCTACCTGGAGAGAATACGATTAA
- a CDS encoding NUDIX domain-containing protein, producing MEPITPKLTVDAVIVLNRELVLIRRKNEPYKGGYALPGGFVEIGETTEEAVKREAKEETGLSIKIIDLVGVYSDPSRDPRGHTVSIVYLATGEGTPKADTDAEDVRLFSLENLPELAFDHEKIIRDAGDKINGILSEM from the coding sequence ATGGAACCAATAACACCTAAGCTTACAGTTGATGCCGTAATTGTCTTAAACAGGGAGCTCGTACTTATAAGGAGAAAAAACGAACCCTACAAAGGTGGATATGCTCTCCCCGGAGGTTTTGTTGAAATTGGCGAAACAACCGAGGAGGCGGTGAAAAGGGAAGCAAAAGAGGAGACTGGCCTCTCCATTAAAATAATTGATCTGGTGGGCGTTTATTCTGATCCTTCCAGGGATCCGAGAGGTCACACTGTTTCAATTGTTTATCTTGCTACAGGAGAAGGCACCCCCAAGGCGGACACTGACGCAGAAGATGTCCGTTTGTTTTCACTGGAGAATTTACCCGAACTCGCCTTTGACCACGAGAAAATCATACGAGATGCAGGAGATAAAATTAATGGAATTCTGTCCGAAATGTAA
- the artA gene encoding archaeosortase A produces MIEYALWFALGLMALSAVIPSSRFFRKPIGALGWVFFGIHWAYQPIHYLEIHDYFNVILTILVAIFCFFLAYTMVDEYRRRDFTLESIDVTSMVTGVAAIGSLFYFPFLQMESLNHWIISTVTSNTVFTLQTLGYSVTSTWNTISLYGYTVEIILACTAIESIALFMGLITSVKAPMKKVVSAFMVSVPVIYFLNVLRDAFVIVAYAEQWFGVSSFEIAHHGIAKFGSLIALFVIGYAVLKILPELFDLIDGVFELVTTWMRSVTEKLSGIR; encoded by the coding sequence ATGATAGAATACGCTTTATGGTTCGCATTGGGATTGATGGCTCTTTCGGCTGTCATACCAAGCTCCCGTTTTTTCAGAAAGCCGATTGGTGCCCTGGGGTGGGTGTTTTTTGGCATACACTGGGCATACCAGCCCATCCATTATCTTGAGATCCATGATTATTTCAATGTGATTCTTACGATACTGGTCGCTATTTTCTGTTTCTTCCTCGCATATACGATGGTGGATGAATACAGGAGGCGGGATTTCACTCTTGAATCAATAGACGTAACTTCAATGGTTACTGGGGTGGCTGCCATAGGTTCACTTTTCTATTTCCCGTTCCTGCAAATGGAGTCACTTAACCACTGGATAATATCGACGGTAACTTCCAATACGGTTTTTACTCTCCAAACCCTTGGTTATTCGGTTACTTCAACCTGGAACACTATCTCACTTTACGGTTACACTGTGGAAATCATCCTTGCATGTACTGCAATTGAGAGCATTGCCCTGTTTATGGGTTTAATCACCTCTGTGAAAGCACCCATGAAAAAAGTTGTATCCGCATTCATGGTATCTGTACCGGTAATTTATTTCCTGAATGTTCTTCGGGATGCTTTTGTAATCGTAGCCTATGCAGAACAGTGGTTTGGAGTCTCAAGTTTTGAGATTGCCCACCACGGGATTGCAAAATTTGGCTCACTTATTGCTTTGTTTGTAATCGGATATGCTGTCTTGAAGATTCTTCCGGAGCTCTTTGATTTAATAGACGGTGTATTTGAACTGGTGACAACCTGGATGAGAAGTGTCACCGAAAAGCTTTCAGGGATAAGATAA